The genomic DNA GATCGAAGATTTCCACTTCGTTGAAGTCAAGATTTTTACCCATGAGATTCTGCCCTTTCTCCAGTCAGCCGATCGCCTTCAGGAAAAGACCGTTGTGCATTGCAGCGGCGGCATTGGACGAACTGGACATATCTTAGCCGCATGGCTGGTGGCAGCAAGGGGAATGGCTTCAGGAGAGGCGATCGAGTCTGTGAAGCAAACAGGCAGAAATCCCTACGAGGCAGTCATTGCCGCACCATTCAAAGGTCGGAATCCCTGGAAGGTGGCTGCGGAATTCAAGGAACTGCTGGAGGAATGCGATCGGCTCCGTTCTAGATCATCTAGATCAGCCAGATCATCAACCCTCTGAAGTTTCCTCAGAATTGGAGGTTAGGGGGCGATGCAGGATTTACCACTCCTCAAACAGTTTCTTGCCTTCCAGATCTTTTATTAATTCCTGTGTTGCGATCGCGGAACTGTGGCAAACTAGGTTCGATTCATTTTCTTCTATCCTTTTTTGGTCATCTCCCCATGTCCGTCATTCATTTGATTGACCCTCTTCTGCTCTGGTTGCCCAATGCAAGTTGGAGTGATGCGAGCCAACACCTGTTCGGATCGATTTCCAGCATCCATTTTTCTGTAGACCCGCTTTCGATCGGGCAAATCTCGATCGATGTTCACCATCCGTTTCACACGATGCAAACCCTTCTGGCACAGCAGTTTGAGACCGATGTGTTTAGAAACGCAAGAGTCGCTTTCAATAACTTTATTAAGTCCGGTCAAGCCTGGGCACTGGCAGTCGGATTTGTAATCGGCTATATCGTCCGGGGACTCACGACCTACGGTTAAGGGATGAGCAACAGCCCGTTTTCGATGAACAGTTCTCGTTTGGCAAATCACGATACGATCGCTAATGACTTCACCGCCTGATCGCAGCCCAACCGCGAGACCAGGAATCTTCAGCAACCCTATCGATGGGAGATTTGTGCCTTGACTAATTCATCTTCTCCTACCTCGACCTGGAGCCAGCGATTTGAAACGGCTCTCCATCCGGCGATCGTCCGCTTCAACGCCAGTATCGGCTTCGATATTGAGCTAATTGAGTATGACCTGACAGGTTCCCAGGCACATGCCCGGATGCTAGCAAAAACCGGGATCATTTCGCAGGAAGAAGGCGAAACCCTGGTGTCAGGGCTGGAGCAGATTCGACAGGAGTATCGACAGGGCTTTTTTAAGCCGGGAATCGACGCAGAGGATGTTCACTTCGCCGTAGAACGACGGCTAACAGAACTGATCGGAGATGTAGGCAAAAAGCTGCACACGGCACGATCGCGCAACGACCAGGTGGGAACAGATACTCGGCTTTACCTGCGGGATCAAATTCAAACTATCCGGCAGCAGATCCGGCAGTTTCAGACCGTTCTTGTCGCGCTGGCAGAACAACACATTGAAACCCTGATTCCCGGCTATACCCATCTACAGCGGGCGCAGCCCCTCAGCCTGGCACACCATCTGCTGGCGTATGTGGAAATGACCGAGCGCGACTGGGAACGGTTGGGCGATGTCTACAAGCGGGTGGATATGCTGCCCCTGGGATCGGGTGCACTCGCAGGCACCACCTTTCCGATCGATCGCCACTATTCGGCGGAATTGCTGGGCTTTAGTCGCGTGTATGCAAACAGTCTGGATGGGGTGAGCGATCGGGATTTTGCGGTGGAATTTCTGGCGGCGGCAAGTCTGATCATGGTTCACCTGTCCCGTCTGTCGGAGGAGGTGATTCTGTGGGCATCAGAGGAGTTTCGCTTTGTCACCCTCACGGATAGCTGTGCCACCGGATCGAGCATTATGCCGCAGAAGAAAAATCCGGACGTGCCGGAACTGGTGCGGGGCAAAACCGGGCGCGTCTTTGGTCATTTGCAGGCAATGCTGGTGCTGATGAAGGGACTCCCCCTCGCCTACAACAAGGATTTGCAAGAGGACAAGGAAGCTCTGTTCGACGGCGTGAAAACCGTGCAGGCTTGCCTGGAGGCAATGACCATTCTGATGCAGGAAGGTTTAGTCTTCCAGACCAATCGCCTGAACGCAGCCGTAAATGAGGACTTTTCCAACGCGACGGACGTGGCAGACTACCTGGCAGCAAAAGGCGTTCCCTTCCGCGAGGCGTACAATCTAGTGGGCAAGGTGGTTAAAACTTCCCTCAGCGCCGGCAAACTGCTGAAGGACTTAACCCTGGAGGAGTGGCAGAGCATTCATCCCAAATTCGAGTCGGACATCTATGAGGCGATCGCTCCCCGTCAGGTGGTTGCAGCCCGCAATAGCTATGGCGGAACAGGATTTGAACAGGTGCGGCAGGCAGTTCAGGCGGCAAAAGGGCGGCTCAACCCGTAGCAGCGATCGTTCCTGATCATTTCTAATGTTTTGGGAATAATGGTTCAGGGAACAAGGTTATATCTCTTTCTTCACTCCTGTTATTTACTCCTGAGCCAAAAGGTTAGGAACTGCGGGCTATGAATGACGGTTGCCGTTCATCCTGCGATAGCCCCTGTCGGTCAACTGTTTTTTAATGCCATGAACCAAGACGCCAAGATTTACGTTGCCGGACATAACGGACTGGTGGGAAGTGCGATCGTGCGCGTCCTGCAAGCCCACGGATACGACAATCTGCTGCTGCGAACCAGCAAAGAACTCGACCTGCGCCGACAAACCGAGGTAGAAGCTTTTTTTGCCCAGGAACGTCCCGACTATGTGTTTTTGGCAGCGGCAAAGGTAGGCGGAATTGGGGCAAACAATACCTATCGCGCTGAATTTCTGTACGACAACCTGATGCTGGAAGCCAATGTAATTCATGCGGCTCATCAGTCGGGCGTCACAAAGCTGCTATTTTTGGGATCATCCTGCATCTATCCCAAACTCTGCCCCCAGCCCATGCGGGAGGAATACCTGCTCACCGGATTTCTGGAGCCAACCAACGAACCGTATGCGATCGCCAAAATCGCCGGACTGAAGCTCTGCGAAAACTACTGCCGTCAGTACGGGGTTAACTTCATCTCCGCCATGCCGACCAACCTCTACGGCATCAACGACAACTTCGACCTGGCAAACTCCCACGTCCTGCCCGCCCTGATTCGCAAATTCCACGAAGCAAAGCTCAACAACGCCCCTGCCGTTGAAATCTGGGGCACGGGAACTGCCCTACGCGAATTCCTATTTGTGGATGATTTAGCCGATGCTCTGCTGTTTCTGATGCAGC from Leptolyngbya ohadii IS1 includes the following:
- a CDS encoding protein-tyrosine phosphatase family protein, whose translation is MYKFTPASRNEAIVFGAARPGYTDNQVNEWLAFMQGQKIRRVCCLLPESQLAGYSNLLDVYRQAFGADRLCWTPIEDFHFVEVKIFTHEILPFLQSADRLQEKTVVHCSGGIGRTGHILAAWLVAARGMASGEAIESVKQTGRNPYEAVIAAPFKGRNPWKVAAEFKELLEECDRLRSRSSRSARSSTL
- the argH gene encoding argininosuccinate lyase; translation: MTNSSSPTSTWSQRFETALHPAIVRFNASIGFDIELIEYDLTGSQAHARMLAKTGIISQEEGETLVSGLEQIRQEYRQGFFKPGIDAEDVHFAVERRLTELIGDVGKKLHTARSRNDQVGTDTRLYLRDQIQTIRQQIRQFQTVLVALAEQHIETLIPGYTHLQRAQPLSLAHHLLAYVEMTERDWERLGDVYKRVDMLPLGSGALAGTTFPIDRHYSAELLGFSRVYANSLDGVSDRDFAVEFLAAASLIMVHLSRLSEEVILWASEEFRFVTLTDSCATGSSIMPQKKNPDVPELVRGKTGRVFGHLQAMLVLMKGLPLAYNKDLQEDKEALFDGVKTVQACLEAMTILMQEGLVFQTNRLNAAVNEDFSNATDVADYLAAKGVPFREAYNLVGKVVKTSLSAGKLLKDLTLEEWQSIHPKFESDIYEAIAPRQVVAARNSYGGTGFEQVRQAVQAAKGRLNP
- the fcl gene encoding GDP-L-fucose synthase, which translates into the protein MNQDAKIYVAGHNGLVGSAIVRVLQAHGYDNLLLRTSKELDLRRQTEVEAFFAQERPDYVFLAAAKVGGIGANNTYRAEFLYDNLMLEANVIHAAHQSGVTKLLFLGSSCIYPKLCPQPMREEYLLTGFLEPTNEPYAIAKIAGLKLCENYCRQYGVNFISAMPTNLYGINDNFDLANSHVLPALIRKFHEAKLNNAPAVEIWGTGTALREFLFVDDLADALLFLMQHYNEQDFINVGTGEEVSIRELALTIQAIVGYTGELHFDSTKPDGTPRKLLDTTRLQQLGWQPKTSLKEGIEQTYQWFQENYGTVRGQG